In Tenacibaculum pacificus, a single window of DNA contains:
- a CDS encoding TIGR01777 family oxidoreductase translates to MTKILITGGTGLVGKQLQQVFKKQNIEVVILTRNPKQENEFKWDINQKYIDEKAFENITHIIHLAGAGIADKRWTITRKKELINSRVDSANLLFEKIKEYKIPLQGFISASGIGYYGAITSDKIYSENDTPHNDFIAKICIEWEKSANQFKQLNIPVTILRTGIVLTKFGGALPKINTPLFLAALGDGKQYMPWVHIDDLSNLYFKAITDNNFTGIYNAVAPEHQTNKNFTKILSKSIHKPIFPLNAPAFVLNIVLGEMSDILLKGSRISSEKTKNVYKFQYPDLKTALKNIYNDK, encoded by the coding sequence ATGACAAAAATTCTTATTACTGGTGGTACAGGTTTAGTTGGAAAACAACTACAACAAGTTTTTAAAAAACAAAATATTGAAGTTGTAATATTAACAAGAAATCCTAAACAAGAAAATGAATTTAAATGGGATATCAATCAAAAGTATATTGATGAAAAAGCTTTTGAAAACATTACACATATTATTCATTTAGCAGGTGCAGGAATTGCAGATAAGCGTTGGACAATTACACGTAAAAAAGAACTAATTAATAGTCGAGTAGATTCTGCAAACTTACTATTTGAAAAAATAAAAGAATATAAAATACCTTTACAAGGGTTTATATCAGCTTCAGGAATTGGATATTATGGAGCTATTACTTCGGATAAAATATATTCTGAAAATGATACACCACATAATGATTTTATTGCTAAAATTTGTATTGAATGGGAAAAGTCAGCAAATCAATTTAAACAATTAAATATTCCTGTAACTATTTTACGAACAGGTATAGTACTTACTAAATTTGGTGGTGCATTACCAAAAATAAACACTCCATTGTTTTTAGCAGCTTTAGGTGATGGAAAACAATATATGCCATGGGTTCATATTGATGATTTATCTAATTTATATTTCAAAGCTATAACAGATAACAATTTTACAGGAATTTATAACGCAGTAGCACCAGAACATCAAACAAATAAAAACTTCACTAAAATACTATCTAAATCAATACATAAACCTATATTTCCACTTAATGCTCCTGCTTTTGTATTAAATATCGTTTTAGGTGAAATGTCTGATATACTACTAAAAGGTAGTCGAATTTCTTCAGAAAAAACAAAAAATGTTTATAAATTTCAATATCCTGATTTAAAAACAGCTTTAAAAAATATTTACAATGATAAATAA
- a CDS encoding TlpA family protein disulfide reductase: protein MNKLLLFLTLLLVTKSFSQKRIYYKDIVDDCITNASGDASMLDDVVYNCIKDKYISNYDFTSINGETISTKDIETPIVLLAAATWCAPCWGEIPALNKMVEKYDGKVKFITLFWDLDKGVKRMAEKLDKRIFLVPSKEKMPNKSSLKVAGFIHKLDYPSAYLITDNKRILDFKRGALSPTKSIGWDEVNKVNEEELDSFIKAVIK from the coding sequence ATGAATAAATTATTGCTTTTTTTAACACTGTTGTTAGTCACTAAAAGTTTTTCTCAGAAGAGAATATATTATAAAGATATTGTTGATGATTGTATTACAAATGCAAGCGGCGATGCATCAATGTTAGATGATGTAGTGTACAATTGTATTAAAGATAAGTATATTTCTAATTATGATTTTACTTCAATAAATGGAGAAACAATTAGTACTAAAGATATAGAAACTCCTATTGTTTTACTTGCCGCAGCTACATGGTGCGCACCTTGTTGGGGGGAAATACCAGCATTGAATAAAATGGTAGAAAAGTACGATGGAAAAGTGAAATTTATCACGCTTTTTTGGGATTTAGATAAAGGTGTAAAAAGAATGGCAGAGAAACTTGATAAAAGAATTTTCTTAGTTCCTTCTAAAGAAAAAATGCCAAATAAATCTTCTTTAAAAGTAGCAGGTTTTATTCATAAATTAGATTATCCATCAGCATATTTAATTACTGATAATAAACGAATTTTAGACTTTAAAAGAGGTGCTTTATCACCAACCAAAAGTATTGGATGGGATGAAGTAAATAAAGTAAACGAAGAAGAATTAGATAGTTTTATTAAAGCTGTAATTAAATAA
- a CDS encoding tRNA-binding protein translates to MENNTLTWDDFTKVEMRIGTIISAEIFKEVKNPAYKMQIDFGEFGIKKTSAQITKLYTSEELIGNQIVAVTNFPKKQIANIMSECLVLGAVGNHKEVTLISPERNIKNGTRIG, encoded by the coding sequence ATGGAAAACAATACTTTAACTTGGGATGATTTTACCAAAGTAGAAATGCGTATTGGAACGATTATTTCTGCTGAAATATTTAAAGAAGTAAAAAATCCTGCTTATAAAATGCAAATTGATTTTGGTGAATTTGGCATCAAAAAAACCTCTGCTCAAATTACAAAATTATATACATCAGAAGAATTAATAGGAAATCAAATTGTAGCAGTTACAAACTTTCCTAAAAAACAAATAGCAAATATTATGAGCGAATGTTTAGTACTAGGTGCTGTTGGAAATCATAAAGAAGTTACATTAATATCTCCTGAAAGAAACATTAAAAATGGTACAAGAATTGGATAA
- a CDS encoding EI24 domain-containing protein: MIKNILKGIRAYFGAFKLISKLKLWKYFRIPILISVFTAIAIGGLAYSLSDTIGHTISNMWKWEFGKNVFEMISTFFSGLLIVVVGLLLYKHIIMALSAPFMSPVSEKIEDYMTGENHTHRETSFQEQLIRGIRINIRNLSRELLYTIPLLLLSLIPVIGIFSTFLLFIVQAYYAGFGNMDYTLERHFKYKESVQFVNDNKGITIGNGIVFMLFLLVPFIGVILVLPLSVTAATTETIKKIQLKELSK, encoded by the coding sequence ATGATTAAGAATATCTTAAAAGGAATACGTGCTTATTTTGGAGCATTTAAATTAATATCTAAACTTAAGTTATGGAAATATTTTAGAATTCCGATATTAATAAGTGTTTTTACAGCAATAGCAATTGGAGGATTAGCATATAGTTTATCTGATACAATAGGACATACTATTTCTAATATGTGGAAGTGGGAATTTGGTAAAAATGTATTTGAAATGATTAGTACTTTTTTTAGCGGTTTATTAATTGTTGTAGTTGGTTTGCTTTTATATAAACATATTATCATGGCTTTATCTGCTCCTTTTATGAGTCCTGTTTCAGAAAAAATAGAAGATTATATGACAGGAGAAAATCATACACATAGAGAAACATCTTTTCAAGAACAATTAATTAGAGGAATTCGAATAAATATTCGAAATTTATCACGAGAATTATTATACACAATCCCTCTTTTATTATTAAGTTTAATACCTGTAATAGGTATCTTTTCGACATTTTTATTATTTATTGTACAAGCATATTACGCAGGTTTTGGAAACATGGATTATACTTTAGAACGTCATTTTAAGTACAAAGAAAGTGTTCAGTTTGTAAATGATAATAAAGGAATTACAATAGGAAACGGAATTGTATTTATGTTGTTTTTATTAGTGCCATTTATTGGTGTTATTTTAGTTTTACCTTTATCGGTAACAGCAGCAACTACCGAAACTATTAAAAAAATTCAGTTAAAAGAACTATCAAAATAA
- a CDS encoding T9SS type A sorting domain-containing protein, translated as MKKSKLWILSGILFLSQLVNAQIVNIPDINFKNTLLTGPNSGIDTNNDGQIQVTEATAYTSPIDVTSKNINNLTGIEAFVNIPILACGGNNLTTLNLTQNINLERLFCMNNQIKKLVLSNNTKLTLLYAYNNNLNTLNIANSNNNNVSTFHIINNPDLKCIKIDSNFTPPSSWVKDAVASYSLYPCPLTATPIKYLYTPMLTVLDGFQKITSATNVNIPDANFKNALLNNNPVIDINNDGEIQVSEANAYGPYLNVGNKNISNLTGIEAFVNLTTLAYAGNNLTSLNVNQNTNLEFLFCAYNPLKKLSLKYNTKLENLSSWNCNNLESIDIANGNNNIITNFNVINNPKLKCIKIDNGFVPSNSTWSKDTMARYSFYTCPLTAATPDKTILSNIEPLGGYKINIHPNPTTDYLNITSNEKSDIKTVEVYTTTGNKVIESNLNEINVSKLEKGIYHLKMTDSNNQTTFKKFIKN; from the coding sequence ATGAAAAAAAGTAAACTATGGATTCTTTCAGGAATCCTTTTCTTATCACAACTTGTAAATGCTCAAATAGTAAACATACCTGATATTAACTTTAAAAATACCTTATTAACGGGTCCTAATTCAGGAATTGACACTAATAATGATGGGCAAATTCAAGTAACTGAAGCTACTGCATATACATCTCCTATTGATGTTACTTCTAAAAACATTAACAATCTTACGGGTATTGAAGCTTTTGTTAATATTCCTATTTTAGCTTGTGGAGGTAACAATTTAACAACTCTTAATCTTACTCAAAATATTAATTTAGAAAGATTATTCTGTATGAATAATCAAATAAAAAAATTAGTATTAAGTAATAATACTAAACTAACATTACTTTACGCTTATAATAATAATTTAAACACTTTAAATATAGCGAATAGTAATAATAATAACGTGAGTACTTTTCATATTATTAATAATCCTGATTTAAAATGTATTAAAATTGATAGTAACTTTACCCCACCTAGTTCTTGGGTTAAAGATGCAGTTGCTAGTTATAGTCTTTATCCTTGTCCGCTTACAGCTACTCCTATAAAATATCTTTATACTCCAATGTTAACTGTTCTTGATGGATTTCAAAAAATAACCTCAGCTACAAATGTTAATATACCCGATGCTAATTTTAAAAATGCTTTATTAAACAACAATCCTGTTATTGATATCAATAATGATGGAGAAATTCAAGTAAGTGAAGCAAATGCTTACGGACCTTATTTAAACGTAGGAAATAAAAACATTAGTAATTTAACTGGTATTGAAGCTTTTGTAAACTTAACAACCTTAGCATATGCAGGTAATAATTTAACATCATTAAATGTTAATCAGAATACAAACCTTGAGTTTTTATTTTGTGCTTATAATCCTCTTAAAAAGTTATCATTAAAATACAATACTAAATTAGAAAACTTAAGTAGCTGGAATTGTAATAATCTTGAATCTATTGATATAGCAAATGGAAATAATAATATTATAACTAACTTTAATGTTATTAATAATCCGAAGCTAAAATGTATTAAAATTGATAACGGTTTTGTTCCTTCAAATAGTACATGGTCTAAAGATACAATGGCTCGTTATAGTTTTTATACTTGTCCGCTTACGGCTGCAACTCCTGATAAAACTATTTTATCAAATATAGAACCTTTAGGAGGATATAAAATAAATATACACCCTAATCCTACTACTGATTACTTAAATATTACTAGTAATGAAAAAAGTGATATTAAAACAGTTGAAGTATATACAACAACAGGAAATAAGGTGATAGAATCTAATTTAAATGAAATAAATGTTTCTAAATTAGAAAAAGGAATTTATCATTTAAAAATGACTGATAGTAATAATCAAACTACATTTAAAAAATTTATAAAAAACTAA
- a CDS encoding GNAT family N-acetyltransferase — protein MINNQLKNPVWFALNETHKKYTINYDGLQFYDPNICPFGAFIDNNKTKNALNKYAKLTDSFFLVSENETPLFDENIISLDKKIECCQMILDTLIEVEITEEIILLSEKHIDQIYNLVWLVMPGYFRKRTFEMGKYFGVFKDNKLVSIAGQRMQTNHFIEVSAVVTHPEYTRKGFSKQLTYHVTKDIIAQEKLPILHTNKGNIAIKMYENLGFKITRDMNWWHFTKK, from the coding sequence ATGATAAATAATCAATTAAAAAATCCAGTTTGGTTTGCTTTAAATGAAACTCATAAAAAATACACTATTAATTATGATGGTCTACAATTTTATGATCCTAATATTTGCCCTTTCGGAGCTTTTATTGATAATAATAAAACTAAAAATGCTTTAAATAAGTATGCTAAATTAACAGATAGTTTTTTTTTAGTTTCAGAAAATGAAACTCCATTATTTGATGAAAATATTATTTCTTTAGATAAAAAAATTGAATGCTGTCAAATGATTTTAGACACTTTAATTGAAGTAGAAATTACTGAAGAAATTATACTTTTATCAGAAAAACATATTGATCAAATATATAATTTAGTTTGGTTAGTTATGCCTGGATACTTCAGGAAAAGAACTTTTGAAATGGGTAAATACTTTGGTGTTTTTAAAGATAATAAACTTGTTTCAATAGCTGGTCAGCGAATGCAAACTAATCATTTCATAGAAGTTAGTGCAGTAGTTACGCATCCAGAATATACTCGAAAAGGATTTTCAAAACAATTAACATATCATGTAACTAAAGATATTATAGCTCAAGAAAAACTACCTATTTTACATACTAATAAAGGTAATATTGCTATAAAAATGTATGAAAATTTAGGTTTTAAAATTACTCGAGATATGAATTGGTGGCATTTTACTAAAAAATAA
- a CDS encoding phospholipase D-like domain-containing protein — MFINNANCDIYIGKAAGKHLISDIRNARKSIKIVSPYLSASLVKELIKLKSKKLNIELITSDDIEDFTGDKEKNIHKLIIQNKTPNSFAKKWIAFSLITIFSIIGVLATMLFAFYETEDIRISFGFIAVIILCFVYRFFNKKSKSSKHNYYKYSQLFPFKVYMSPYKSKLSDSFIHSKIYLIDDKIAYLGSLNFTVSGLKNNYETSIRTKESKAIKEIKKEINQLFHHSNLHERDIQLWGAELYEQSSEKNKTIFIKKIV, encoded by the coding sequence ATGTTTATTAATAATGCCAATTGTGATATTTACATAGGTAAAGCCGCAGGAAAACACTTAATTAGTGACATCCGAAATGCGAGAAAATCTATAAAAATTGTTTCTCCTTATTTATCTGCTTCTTTAGTAAAAGAACTGATAAAATTAAAGTCTAAAAAATTAAATATTGAATTAATTACCTCTGATGATATTGAAGATTTTACAGGAGATAAAGAAAAAAACATTCATAAATTAATTATTCAAAATAAAACACCAAATAGTTTTGCTAAAAAATGGATTGCTTTTTCACTAATAACAATATTTAGTATTATTGGTGTTTTAGCAACAATGCTATTTGCTTTTTACGAAACTGAAGATATTAGAATTTCCTTCGGGTTTATTGCTGTAATAATACTTTGTTTTGTGTATCGATTTTTTAATAAAAAAAGTAAAAGTAGCAAACACAATTACTATAAATACTCGCAGTTATTTCCTTTTAAAGTATATATGTCTCCATATAAATCAAAATTAAGTGACTCTTTTATCCATAGTAAAATTTATTTAATTGATGATAAAATAGCTTATTTAGGCTCGTTAAACTTTACCGTTAGTGGTTTAAAAAATAATTACGAAACAAGTATTAGAACAAAAGAGTCTAAGGCTATAAAAGAAATTAAAAAAGAAATAAATCAATTATTTCATCATTCTAATTTACATGAAAGAGATATTCAACTTTGGGGTGCTGAATTATATGAACAATCTTCTGAAAAAAATAAAACCATATTTATTAAAAAAATCGTTTAA
- a CDS encoding DUF885 domain-containing protein yields MAFDKLLKNYNEGKFKLNPINATYAGDNRFNDKFPNTLSEAYQNKSNEFYNSFKAKLTTFKDANLTESEQMSKAVLAWDCDMALAQSSFKNDVLMPINQMWTINLTMGTLASGSSAQPFKTVKDYKNWLSRLDGYYDWMQTAIENMRAGTKNGFVLPKSLIKKIIPQFKSLAEDKTTAHLFYTPIKNLPESFNDDDKKILTEAYTKILDNKLIPIFNKMYTFLQTDYLKAGRDSSGIDAVPNGKAYYAHAIRNYTTTEMTADEIHQLGLNEVARILSEMEKVKEEVGFKGDLKAFFDDVRVNKKLMPYTNPKQIIDNFNAIHTKMKPQLDKLFGNKPKTKFVVKQTEKFREASASAEYNAGSLDGTRPGIFYTPIPDATKYNVFMDEALFLHEAIPGHHYQVSLTQENQDLPAFRKTLWYSAYGEGWALYTENLGKELGLYTDPYQYFGMLGMEMHRAIRLVVDTGIHTKGWSREKAIQYSLDNEAEPKASIISEIERYMANPGQALSYKIGQLKIRELRAKAKQKLGEKFDIREFHNQVLETGCIPLALLENKVNKWISSKKI; encoded by the coding sequence ATGGCTTTTGATAAATTACTGAAAAATTATAATGAAGGTAAATTTAAATTAAATCCGATTAATGCTACGTACGCTGGTGATAATAGATTTAATGATAAATTTCCTAATACTTTGTCTGAAGCTTATCAAAATAAAAGTAATGAATTTTACAATAGTTTTAAAGCTAAACTTACAACTTTTAAAGATGCTAACTTAACCGAAAGTGAGCAAATGAGTAAAGCTGTTTTAGCTTGGGATTGTGATATGGCACTTGCACAAAGTAGCTTTAAAAATGATGTGTTGATGCCTATTAATCAAATGTGGACTATCAATTTAACTATGGGAACTTTAGCTAGTGGTAGCAGTGCTCAACCTTTTAAAACTGTTAAAGATTATAAAAACTGGTTAAGTAGATTAGATGGTTATTATGACTGGATGCAAACTGCCATTGAAAATATGCGTGCAGGTACTAAAAATGGTTTTGTTTTACCTAAATCTTTAATCAAAAAAATAATTCCTCAGTTTAAATCATTAGCCGAAGATAAAACTACAGCGCATTTATTTTATACACCAATAAAAAATTTACCTGAAAGTTTTAATGATGATGATAAAAAAATATTAACAGAAGCATATACTAAAATATTGGACAATAAATTGATTCCGATTTTTAATAAAATGTACACTTTTTTACAAACAGATTATTTAAAAGCTGGTAGAGATAGTAGTGGTATTGATGCCGTACCAAATGGAAAAGCATATTATGCACATGCTATAAGAAATTATACAACTACAGAAATGACTGCAGATGAAATTCATCAACTTGGTTTAAATGAAGTTGCTCGTATTTTATCTGAAATGGAAAAAGTTAAAGAAGAAGTAGGTTTTAAAGGTGATTTAAAAGCATTTTTTGATGATGTTCGTGTAAATAAAAAATTAATGCCTTACACTAACCCAAAACAAATTATTGATAATTTTAATGCAATTCATACTAAAATGAAACCGCAATTAGATAAATTATTTGGTAATAAACCTAAAACAAAATTTGTTGTAAAACAAACTGAAAAATTTAGAGAAGCTTCTGCTAGTGCAGAATATAACGCTGGTTCTTTAGACGGAACTAGACCTGGAATTTTTTACACACCAATTCCTGATGCTACAAAATATAATGTTTTTATGGATGAAGCTTTATTTTTACATGAAGCCATTCCTGGACATCATTATCAAGTTTCATTAACACAAGAAAATCAAGATTTACCTGCTTTCAGAAAAACTTTATGGTACAGTGCTTACGGTGAAGGTTGGGCTTTATATACCGAAAATTTAGGAAAAGAATTAGGTTTATATACTGATCCTTATCAATATTTTGGAATGTTAGGAATGGAAATGCACAGAGCAATCCGTTTAGTTGTTGATACTGGAATTCATACAAAAGGTTGGAGTCGTGAAAAAGCTATTCAATATTCTTTAGATAATGAAGCCGAACCAAAAGCTAGTATTATTTCGGAAATTGAACGTTACATGGCTAATCCAGGACAAGCTTTATCTTATAAAATTGGTCAATTAAAAATAAGAGAATTAAGAGCCAAAGCAAAACAAAAATTAGGTGAAAAATTTGATATTCGTGAATTTCATAATCAAGTTTTAGAAACTGGCTGTATTCCATTAGCTTTATTAGAAAATAAAGTTAATAAGTGGATTTCCAGTAAAAAAATCTAG
- the meaB gene encoding methylmalonyl Co-A mutase-associated GTPase MeaB — MTHKKKATITETAGVSQSETTSKSSAEKIKLSRKKIISTQESVYQILSGNISFLSRAITLVESTNLKHQKQANEILEACLKHTNNSVRIGITGVPGVGKSTFIEAFGKHLTSIGKKVAILAVDPSSSVHKGSILGDKTRMEKLVTDKNAFIRPSPAGNSLGGVAKKTRESIILCEAAGFDIIIIETVGVGQSETAVHSMTDFFLLLKLAGAGDELQGIKRGIVEMADAIVINKSDSGNEKNAKIAKVEFNKALHLYPPKDNGWQPSVLLASALHQKGIVEIYTMINEYITSAIDTNYFEQKRNYQNKYWLLETINQQLKNDFYNNETIKKALKEELKELENNKTTPFTAAKRLLDINYKSQK; from the coding sequence ATGACTCATAAAAAAAAGGCTACTATTACTGAAACAGCAGGAGTTTCTCAATCAGAAACAACTAGTAAATCATCAGCAGAAAAAATAAAACTTAGTCGAAAAAAAATAATTAGCACACAAGAGTCTGTTTATCAAATACTTTCAGGAAATATTTCTTTTTTAAGTAGAGCAATTACTTTGGTAGAAAGTACTAATTTAAAACATCAAAAACAGGCTAATGAAATTTTAGAAGCTTGTTTAAAACATACAAATAATTCGGTTAGAATAGGAATAACAGGTGTTCCTGGCGTTGGAAAAAGCACTTTTATTGAAGCTTTTGGTAAACATTTGACAAGTATCGGGAAAAAAGTAGCCATTTTAGCCGTAGATCCTAGTAGTTCTGTTCATAAAGGAAGTATTTTAGGTGATAAAACAAGAATGGAAAAATTGGTTACCGATAAAAATGCTTTTATCAGACCTTCGCCAGCTGGAAATTCATTAGGTGGAGTTGCCAAAAAAACACGAGAAAGTATTATTCTATGTGAAGCAGCTGGTTTTGATATCATAATTATTGAAACCGTTGGTGTTGGTCAATCAGAAACTGCGGTACATTCTATGACAGATTTCTTTTTATTACTTAAATTAGCGGGTGCTGGCGATGAATTACAAGGTATAAAAAGAGGAATTGTTGAAATGGCAGATGCAATTGTTATTAATAAATCTGATAGCGGTAACGAGAAAAATGCAAAAATCGCAAAAGTGGAATTTAATAAAGCTCTCCATTTATATCCACCGAAAGATAACGGATGGCAACCAAGTGTTTTATTAGCTAGCGCACTACACCAAAAAGGTATTGTAGAAATTTATACAATGATTAATGAGTATATTACCTCAGCAATTGACACTAATTATTTTGAGCAAAAAAGAAATTATCAGAATAAATATTGGTTGTTAGAAACTATAAATCAGCAATTAAAAAATGATTTTTATAATAATGAAACTATTAAAAAAGCTCTAAAAGAAGAATTAAAAGAGTTAGAAAACAATAAAACAACTCCGTTTACGGCTGCTAAACGATTACTTGACATAAATTATAAAAGTCAAAAATAA
- a CDS encoding dihydrolipoamide acetyltransferase family protein, with product MARYELKLPKMGESVTEATITSWVKQIGDTIDIDDTVVEVATDKVDSEVPSEVEGTLVEILFDKDAVIQVGQTMAIIETEEGSVADKSEIKEAVVAVEKTIEDAKSIKNEVVSGVIDTSSSDRFYSPLVKNIAKSEGISFEELETVKGTGKEGRVTKTDILSYIKNRENQPEVIATPVSVKVEKPKIKAAPITLGGQDEVIEMTRMGKLVAKHMVDSIQTSAHVQSFIEIDVTNIVNWRNKVKNSYQQREGEKLTFTPIFMQAVAQTIKKHPMINIAIDGDKIIKRGNINLGMAAALPDGNLIVPVIKNADQLSLVGMTKQVNDLANRSRGNKLKPDDIQGGTYTVTNVGSFGSITGTPIINQPQVAILALGAIVKKPAVIETPEGDFIGIRQRMIVAHSYDHRVVNGALGGMFIKTLKEILEAWDVNQDF from the coding sequence ATGGCAAGATACGAATTGAAGTTACCTAAAATGGGAGAAAGTGTTACTGAAGCAACGATTACATCTTGGGTTAAACAAATTGGAGATACTATTGATATTGATGATACTGTTGTTGAAGTAGCTACAGATAAAGTAGATAGTGAAGTGCCTAGTGAAGTTGAAGGAACCTTAGTGGAAATTTTATTCGATAAAGATGCCGTTATTCAAGTAGGGCAAACGATGGCTATTATTGAAACTGAAGAAGGATCTGTTGCTGATAAATCAGAAATAAAAGAAGCTGTTGTTGCCGTAGAAAAAACAATTGAAGATGCTAAATCAATCAAAAATGAAGTAGTTTCAGGTGTTATTGATACATCATCTAGTGATCGTTTTTATTCGCCTTTAGTAAAAAATATAGCGAAATCAGAAGGAATTTCTTTTGAAGAATTAGAAACTGTAAAAGGAACAGGAAAAGAAGGAAGAGTTACTAAAACAGATATTTTATCTTATATAAAAAATAGAGAAAATCAACCAGAAGTTATTGCAACACCTGTAAGTGTTAAAGTTGAAAAACCAAAAATAAAAGCAGCACCAATTACTTTAGGAGGACAAGATGAAGTTATTGAAATGACTCGTATGGGGAAATTAGTAGCTAAACATATGGTTGATTCTATACAAACATCAGCACATGTACAGTCTTTTATTGAAATAGATGTAACAAATATTGTTAACTGGAGAAATAAAGTTAAAAATTCGTATCAACAAAGAGAAGGTGAAAAGTTAACTTTTACGCCAATTTTTATGCAAGCAGTTGCGCAAACAATTAAAAAACATCCGATGATTAATATTGCTATTGATGGCGATAAAATTATCAAAAGAGGAAACATTAATTTAGGAATGGCAGCAGCTTTACCTGATGGGAATTTAATTGTTCCAGTAATTAAGAACGCAGATCAATTGAGTTTGGTAGGTATGACAAAGCAAGTAAATGATTTAGCAAATCGTTCTCGTGGAAATAAATTAAAGCCAGATGATATTCAAGGAGGTACTTACACGGTAACAAATGTAGGTAGTTTTGGAAGTATTACAGGAACACCAATTATTAATCAACCACAGGTAGCAATTTTAGCTTTAGGAGCTATCGTTAAAAAACCAGCTGTTATTGAAACTCCTGAAGGAGATTTTATAGGAATTCGTCAAAGAATGATTGTAGCACATTCTTATGACCATAGAGTTGTAAACGGAGCATTAGGTGGAATGTTTATAAAAACATTAAAAGAAATATTAGAAGCTTGGGATGTAAATCAAGATTTTTAA